The Pedobacter roseus genome contains a region encoding:
- a CDS encoding DASH family cryptochrome, protein MSKKILVWFRNDLRLHDNEMLVEAIAKSDSILPVYILDPRSFCETKYGTLKTGNIRAQFILESVLGLRNALKQIGGNLLIAEGNPEDIIPQLVQEYEITEVYHHREVAREETHVSTLVENALWKLRVNLKHFIGHTLYNKEDLPFPIKDIPDAFNQFKKKIERDSIIKPCFAAPDRINVAEVIDWGILSSLEDLNLLPQQKDQRADFEFAGGEAEGLAHLQKVIVAMQQAATTKNLILASKLSAWLAMGSLSPRKVYWEIIKMEGVPNTKAMFNHILLGLLWRDYFRFMFKKYGNTFFSPDGFGSQGLVDIANEQDNFYKWKNAQTGFAVVDAVMTELNQTGFISNIARQTAALYLINNLEVSWIFGAAYFEEKLIDYNPASNWGNWANVAGVGNDQKSKSVFDLDKNIKNLDPKGNYALTWAS, encoded by the coding sequence ATGTCCAAAAAAATTTTAGTCTGGTTTAGAAATGATCTTCGCTTGCATGATAACGAAATGCTGGTCGAGGCAATTGCTAAATCTGATTCAATTTTGCCTGTTTACATTCTCGATCCCCGTTCTTTTTGCGAAACCAAATATGGTACGCTAAAAACAGGCAATATTAGAGCGCAATTCATTTTAGAAAGTGTTTTAGGCTTACGTAATGCTTTAAAACAGATTGGGGGAAACCTGCTGATTGCTGAAGGTAATCCCGAAGACATTATTCCTCAATTGGTACAGGAATATGAAATTACCGAAGTATACCATCACCGCGAAGTGGCGCGCGAAGAAACCCATGTTTCTACCCTCGTAGAAAATGCGCTTTGGAAATTGCGTGTTAACCTGAAACACTTTATCGGCCACACCTTATATAATAAAGAAGATTTACCTTTTCCTATCAAGGATATACCCGACGCTTTTAACCAGTTTAAAAAGAAAATTGAACGCGATTCTATCATTAAACCCTGTTTTGCGGCGCCAGATCGGATTAACGTAGCCGAAGTGATCGATTGGGGCATTTTATCATCATTGGAAGACCTTAATCTTTTGCCTCAACAGAAAGATCAGCGTGCTGATTTCGAATTTGCGGGTGGAGAAGCCGAAGGTTTGGCACATTTACAAAAGGTGATTGTAGCCATGCAACAGGCAGCAACGACCAAGAATTTAATTCTTGCCTCAAAACTCTCTGCCTGGCTGGCCATGGGCAGTTTATCTCCCCGGAAAGTGTATTGGGAAATTATAAAAATGGAAGGTGTACCCAACACAAAAGCCATGTTCAACCACATTTTGTTAGGGTTGCTTTGGAGGGATTATTTCCGTTTCATGTTCAAAAAATACGGCAATACATTTTTTAGTCCCGATGGATTTGGAAGTCAGGGTTTGGTTGATATTGCTAACGAGCAGGATAACTTCTATAAATGGAAAAATGCGCAAACCGGATTTGCGGTAGTGGATGCGGTAATGACAGAGTTAAATCAAACCGGTTTTATTTCAAATATTGCCAGGCAAACGGCTGCTTTATATCTGATCAATAACCTGGAAGTTAGCTGGATTTTTGGAGCCGCTTATTTTGAAGAAAAACTGATCGATTATAACCCGGCAAGTAACTGGGGAAATTGGGCCAATGTTGCTGGCGTGGGGAATGATCAAAAATCAAAAAGTGTGTTCGATTTAGATAAAAACATCAAAAATCTCGACCCAAAAGGCAACTATGCTTTAACTTGGGCATCATAG
- a CDS encoding 2-oxoglutarate dehydrogenase E1 component translates to MDKLSYLNGANAEYIESLYQSYQQDPESVEFGWQKFFEGFDFGRGSEAPTVTAETPEQFLKEVNVLNLIDGYRSRGHLFTHTNPVRERRKHLPTLDLANFGLSDADLETVFNSGVEIGIGAAKLKDIVAFLKQTYAHSIGAEYKFLRTPEVLNWIQQKMESARNTPNFSIDEKKRILRKLNEAVSFENFLGTKFLGQKRFSLEGAEALIPALDSVIEKGAELGIEEFVIGMAHRGRLNVLANIMQKTYKDIFAEFEGKSYNPDTPFGGDVKYHLGYSTDVTTVSGKSVHLSLCPNPSHLETVDGVVEGMSRSKIDFKYGGDNSRLAPILIHGDASVAGQGIVYEVIQMAGLEGYKTGGTIHLVINNQIGFTTNYKDARTSTYCTDIAKVTLSPVFHVNGDDPEALVYAINLAMEYRQKYKNDVFIDILCYRRFGHNESDEPKFTQPLLYKTIEKHPNPREIYIEQLTKEGKLEAGLAKEMEKDFRGILQERLNEAKEFVAGSTEVKFGGAWADLRMATPKDFETSPVTAVKKSTLLEIGKRITTLPTNKKFFKKIEKLFVERSKMVNETNVFDWAMGEQLAYGTLLSEGKRVRLSGQDVERGTFSHRHAVLTLEDSEEEYVPLANISDQQAPFDIYNSHLSEYGVLGFEYGYAMANPNALTIWEAQFGDFFNGAQIVVDQYIASAETKWQRENGLVMLLPHGYEGQGPEHSSARIERFMELCADYNMQVTNCTTPANFFHVLRRQFKRDFRKPLVVFTPKSLLRHPACVSKLEEFTDGGFKEVIDDVNAKVADVTRIVFCSGKIYYELLEKQQADKIKHVALVRVEQLYPTPVDQMEAIQKKYKNAKEIFWVQEEPENMGAWPYLFRRLYKTALKGIDVISRRESSSTATGFAKQHANQQAYILAKALEVSVTEDVKDIAKKATKKLVQID, encoded by the coding sequence ATGGATAAATTATCTTATCTTAATGGCGCAAACGCCGAATATATAGAGTCTTTATATCAGTCGTATCAACAAGATCCTGAGTCGGTTGAGTTTGGTTGGCAGAAATTTTTCGAAGGTTTCGATTTTGGAAGAGGATCGGAAGCCCCAACAGTAACTGCAGAAACTCCTGAACAATTTTTAAAAGAGGTTAATGTTTTAAACCTGATTGATGGCTATCGCAGCCGCGGTCACCTGTTTACGCACACCAATCCGGTACGCGAAAGACGTAAACATTTGCCAACTTTAGATCTTGCCAATTTTGGATTATCAGATGCTGATTTAGAAACCGTTTTCAACTCTGGTGTAGAGATTGGTATCGGTGCCGCAAAATTGAAAGATATTGTAGCCTTTTTAAAACAAACTTACGCACACTCCATCGGTGCAGAATATAAATTTTTACGTACACCAGAAGTGTTGAACTGGATTCAGCAAAAAATGGAAAGTGCACGTAATACCCCTAATTTCTCTATTGATGAGAAAAAACGCATTCTCCGGAAATTAAATGAAGCGGTAAGTTTCGAAAATTTCCTTGGAACAAAATTCTTAGGTCAAAAACGTTTCTCTTTAGAAGGTGCTGAGGCTTTAATTCCTGCATTGGATTCGGTTATCGAAAAAGGCGCTGAATTGGGAATTGAAGAATTTGTAATTGGTATGGCCCACCGCGGACGTTTAAACGTTTTGGCCAATATCATGCAAAAAACCTACAAAGATATTTTTGCAGAGTTTGAAGGCAAAAGTTATAATCCGGATACTCCATTTGGCGGTGACGTAAAATACCACTTAGGTTATTCTACTGATGTAACTACTGTTTCGGGAAAAAGCGTTCACTTAAGTTTATGTCCTAACCCATCTCACCTGGAAACAGTTGATGGTGTGGTAGAGGGTATGAGCCGTTCTAAAATTGATTTCAAATATGGTGGCGATAACAGTCGTTTAGCACCAATTTTGATCCACGGTGATGCATCTGTTGCAGGTCAGGGTATTGTTTATGAAGTGATTCAGATGGCAGGCCTTGAAGGTTATAAAACAGGTGGAACCATCCATTTGGTGATCAATAACCAGATCGGTTTTACCACCAACTATAAAGATGCGCGTACCAGTACCTATTGTACTGATATTGCTAAAGTAACTTTATCTCCGGTTTTCCACGTAAATGGTGATGATCCTGAAGCTTTAGTTTATGCGATCAACCTAGCAATGGAATACCGTCAGAAATACAAAAATGATGTATTTATCGACATTCTTTGTTACCGTCGTTTCGGTCATAATGAGTCTGATGAGCCTAAATTTACGCAGCCATTATTGTACAAAACTATCGAAAAACACCCTAATCCAAGGGAAATCTATATTGAGCAGTTAACTAAAGAAGGTAAGTTAGAGGCTGGTTTAGCAAAAGAAATGGAGAAAGATTTCCGTGGTATTTTGCAGGAGCGTTTAAACGAAGCAAAAGAATTTGTTGCAGGTAGCACTGAAGTTAAATTTGGTGGGGCATGGGCAGATTTGCGTATGGCAACTCCTAAAGATTTCGAAACTTCGCCGGTTACTGCGGTTAAAAAATCTACTTTATTAGAAATCGGTAAACGCATTACGACGCTGCCAACCAATAAAAAGTTCTTCAAGAAAATTGAAAAACTATTCGTTGAGCGTAGCAAAATGGTTAACGAAACCAATGTTTTTGATTGGGCAATGGGCGAACAGCTGGCTTATGGTACTTTGTTATCAGAAGGTAAACGTGTTCGTTTAAGCGGTCAGGATGTAGAACGTGGCACTTTCTCTCACCGTCATGCCGTATTAACGCTAGAAGATAGCGAAGAAGAATATGTACCATTAGCAAATATTTCTGATCAGCAGGCACCATTTGATATTTACAATTCACACTTATCAGAATATGGCGTTTTAGGTTTCGAATATGGTTATGCCATGGCAAATCCAAATGCTTTAACCATCTGGGAAGCACAATTTGGTGATTTCTTTAACGGAGCACAGATTGTTGTAGATCAGTATATTGCGAGTGCCGAAACGAAATGGCAACGTGAGAATGGTTTAGTAATGTTATTGCCTCACGGTTATGAAGGTCAGGGGCCAGAGCACTCATCAGCACGTATTGAGCGTTTTATGGAGCTTTGTGCCGATTACAACATGCAGGTAACCAATTGTACTACTCCGGCAAACTTCTTCCACGTATTACGCCGTCAGTTTAAACGCGATTTCCGTAAACCATTGGTGGTATTTACACCAAAAAGTTTATTGCGTCACCCGGCCTGTGTTTCTAAATTAGAAGAATTTACAGATGGTGGCTTTAAAGAGGTAATTGATGATGTAAATGCTAAAGTTGCAGACGTTACACGTATCGTTTTCTGTAGCGGTAAAATTTACTATGAATTGCTGGAAAAACAACAAGCTGATAAAATCAAACACGTAGCCTTGGTTCGTGTAGAGCAGTTGTATCCAACTCCGGTTGATCAGATGGAAGCCATCCAGAAAAAATATAAAAATGCAAAAGAAATTTTCTGGGTACAGGAAGAGCCAGAGAACATGGGCGCATGGCCATATTTATTCCGCAGGTTGTACAAAACCGCATTAAAAGGTATTGATGTAATTTCGAGAAGAGAGAGTAGCAGTACCGCAACTGGTTTTGCAAAACAACATGCTAACCAACAAGCTTATATTTTAGCAAAAGCTTTGGAGGTTTCGGTTACGGAAGATGTGAAGGATATTGCTAAGAAAGCAACAAAGAAACTAGTTCAAATAGATTAG
- a CDS encoding four helix bundle protein — protein sequence MHNFKDLKVWQKSIELAVDVYKASSFLPVDERYDLISQMKRCSVSIPSNIAEGAGRGTNAQFKYFLTISQGSAFELETQVIISNRLGLLEDPLTNDLIEKTTEVQKMIYALEKRLIIK from the coding sequence ATGCACAATTTTAAAGATTTAAAAGTTTGGCAAAAATCAATTGAATTAGCCGTTGATGTTTATAAAGCTAGTTCGTTTTTGCCTGTTGATGAGAGATACGATTTGATTTCTCAAATGAAAAGATGCTCTGTTTCGATACCCTCCAATATTGCAGAAGGAGCCGGTAGGGGAACAAACGCTCAGTTTAAATATTTTTTAACCATAAGTCAGGGCTCTGCTTTTGAATTGGAAACCCAGGTAATTATTTCAAATAGATTGGGGTTATTAGAAGATCCGCTTACCAATGATCTGATTGAAAAGACTACCGAAGTTCAAAAAATGATTTATGCGCTTGAAAAAAGATTGATTATTAAGTAG
- a CDS encoding FKBP-type peptidyl-prolyl cis-trans isomerase, giving the protein MMVKFKHIILLICLTGCFAACKKDVSIDDSYDPTPQFKADTAAISAFVKTNNIAATKDASGIFYQIIAPGTGNVSYLTSTVITADYEGRLLNGTIFDSTKGTPASFKLGNVILGWQFGIQKIQKGGKIRLIIPSYFAYGTQSPSSLVPANSILDFTITLTDVQ; this is encoded by the coding sequence ATGATGGTTAAGTTTAAACATATTATTCTATTGATATGCTTAACAGGATGCTTTGCAGCCTGTAAGAAAGATGTATCTATTGATGATTCTTACGATCCCACTCCTCAGTTTAAGGCTGATACGGCTGCAATAAGTGCTTTTGTTAAAACTAATAATATCGCGGCAACAAAAGATGCAAGTGGTATTTTTTATCAGATTATAGCCCCTGGGACAGGAAACGTAAGTTATCTTACTTCTACCGTTATTACTGCAGATTATGAAGGCAGATTATTAAACGGTACTATTTTCGATAGCACCAAAGGAACCCCAGCCTCTTTTAAACTTGGAAATGTTATTTTAGGATGGCAGTTTGGGATTCAAAAAATACAAAAAGGAGGAAAGATCAGGTTAATTATCCCATCTTATTTCGCCTACGGAACACAGTCGCCATCATCCCTGGTACCTGCTAATTCGATACTCGATTTTACTATAACACTTACAGACGTACAATAA
- a CDS encoding TIGR01777 family oxidoreductase: MAKKILITGATGLVGTELKKHLLNKGYEVNTLSRKKGNDPNSFVWDVYKGTIDANCLNGVDAVIHLAGEPVADKKWTDERKKQIIDSRVKSTELLFKTIKSKPDHQIKSFVSSSAVGFYGDCGDEILTEESSNGYGFLAECCKLWEDAVDQGKKLSLRIVKLRTGIVFSTKGGALPQLAQPVKLFAGAPLGTGKQWTPWIHIDDMVEMYIDAVENLKMENSYNACAPFPVTNSALTKAIAKQLHRPVWPIKVPKKALALLLGERVEAVLMSNNTSAQKILDSGFKFKFTHLEDALKDLYK, translated from the coding sequence ATGGCAAAGAAGATTCTGATTACCGGAGCTACCGGACTAGTGGGTACTGAGCTAAAAAAGCATTTATTAAACAAAGGTTACGAGGTGAATACACTTTCCAGAAAAAAGGGTAATGATCCGAATAGTTTTGTGTGGGATGTGTACAAAGGAACAATTGATGCCAATTGCCTGAATGGTGTTGATGCCGTTATCCATTTGGCTGGAGAACCGGTTGCAGATAAAAAATGGACCGATGAGCGTAAAAAACAGATTATTGATAGCCGGGTAAAATCTACAGAACTGCTTTTCAAAACCATTAAATCAAAGCCAGATCATCAGATCAAATCTTTTGTTTCTTCTTCTGCAGTTGGTTTTTATGGCGATTGCGGTGATGAAATTTTAACAGAAGAGAGTTCAAACGGCTATGGCTTTTTAGCCGAGTGCTGTAAGTTATGGGAAGATGCAGTAGATCAGGGTAAAAAATTAAGCCTGAGGATTGTAAAACTTCGTACCGGAATTGTTTTCAGCACGAAAGGTGGTGCATTGCCACAATTGGCACAACCTGTAAAATTATTTGCTGGTGCACCATTAGGTACTGGTAAACAATGGACCCCCTGGATACACATTGATGATATGGTTGAAATGTACATTGATGCCGTAGAAAACCTTAAAATGGAAAATAGTTACAATGCCTGCGCTCCTTTTCCGGTAACCAACAGCGCTTTAACCAAAGCCATTGCCAAACAGTTGCACCGCCCGGTCTGGCCAATTAAAGTTCCTAAAAAAGCATTAGCATTGTTACTGGGAGAACGTGTAGAAGCCGTTTTAATGAGCAATAATACCTCTGCACAAAAAATTTTAGATTCAGGATTTAAATTTAAATTCACACATTTGGAGGATGCTTTGAAAGACCTATATAAATAG
- a CDS encoding acyl-CoA dehydrogenase family protein — METTEKKTIKGGEFLIKDTTYQEVFIPEEFDEEQQMIAQTCRDFLASEVYPNLDKIDKQEDPELMPTLLTKAGELGILGVSVPEEYGGFGKNFNTSMLVADVVGAGHSFAVALSAHTGIGTLPILYYGNEEQKAKYIPKLGSGEWKAAYCLTEPNSGSDANSGKTKAKLSEDGKHYIINGQKMWITNGGFADIFIVFAKIDDDKNLTAFIVEKNFGGITMNPEEHKMGIKGSSTRQVFFNDCPVPVENMLSERENGFKIAVNILNIGRIKLSAAAIGASKATLNTAINYSNERIQFGRPISKYGAIRFKIAEIASKLYAVDAANYRAGQNIDDTYDQLVAGGMESGKARLKSVEQFAVECAILKVWGSEALDYTVDEGVQIYGGMGFSADAPMDRAYRDARINRIFEGTNEINRLLTVDMMLKRAMKGELDLMTPATAVAAELMSIPDFGEEDTTLFAAEKKVLSNLKKATLMVAGAAVQKLMMTLSKEQEILMNIADMAGYVYVLESALLRTEKLVHTRGEEASAGQLDLLRIYLVEAVDGIAKAGKEALWAFAEGDEQRMMLVGLRRFTKVEPFNVKDARQRVAQQLIEANKYIF, encoded by the coding sequence ATGGAAACAACTGAAAAAAAGACAATTAAAGGTGGAGAATTCTTAATTAAAGATACCACATATCAGGAAGTATTTATCCCTGAAGAATTTGATGAAGAGCAACAGATGATTGCGCAGACTTGTCGCGATTTTTTGGCTTCTGAAGTTTATCCCAATTTAGATAAAATTGATAAACAGGAAGACCCGGAACTCATGCCGACACTCTTAACCAAAGCTGGCGAACTGGGTATCTTAGGTGTTTCAGTTCCTGAAGAATATGGAGGTTTTGGTAAAAATTTCAATACTTCTATGTTGGTTGCCGACGTTGTTGGTGCCGGACACTCATTCGCGGTGGCACTTTCCGCACATACAGGGATTGGTACCTTGCCTATCCTTTACTACGGTAACGAAGAACAGAAAGCAAAATATATCCCTAAGCTGGGTTCAGGCGAATGGAAAGCAGCTTATTGTTTAACTGAGCCAAATTCGGGTTCGGATGCAAACTCAGGTAAAACAAAGGCTAAACTGAGCGAAGATGGTAAACATTATATCATCAATGGTCAGAAAATGTGGATCACGAACGGTGGTTTTGCTGATATTTTTATCGTTTTTGCCAAAATCGACGATGATAAAAACTTAACCGCATTTATTGTAGAGAAAAATTTCGGTGGAATCACCATGAATCCTGAAGAACATAAAATGGGTATCAAAGGTTCTTCAACCCGCCAGGTTTTCTTTAACGATTGCCCGGTTCCTGTGGAAAATATGTTGAGTGAACGCGAAAACGGTTTCAAAATCGCGGTAAACATTTTAAATATTGGCCGGATTAAATTGTCAGCTGCCGCTATCGGTGCATCAAAAGCAACTTTAAATACAGCGATCAATTATTCAAATGAAAGGATCCAGTTTGGACGCCCGATTTCAAAATATGGAGCCATCCGTTTCAAAATTGCAGAAATAGCTTCTAAACTTTATGCAGTTGATGCGGCGAATTACCGTGCCGGACAGAATATAGATGATACCTATGATCAATTAGTTGCTGGCGGAATGGAGTCGGGTAAAGCCAGGTTAAAATCTGTTGAGCAGTTTGCTGTAGAATGCGCCATCTTAAAAGTATGGGGTTCTGAAGCATTGGATTATACGGTAGATGAAGGCGTTCAGATTTATGGGGGTATGGGTTTTTCGGCCGATGCACCAATGGACAGGGCTTACCGTGATGCCCGTATTAACAGAATTTTCGAAGGTACAAATGAAATTAACCGTTTGTTAACCGTTGATATGATGCTAAAACGTGCGATGAAGGGCGAATTGGATTTGATGACGCCAGCCACTGCCGTAGCAGCTGAATTGATGAGCATTCCTGATTTTGGCGAAGAAGATACTACGTTATTTGCTGCGGAGAAAAAGGTATTGTCTAATTTGAAAAAAGCAACACTCATGGTAGCTGGTGCTGCGGTTCAAAAATTAATGATGACCCTGAGCAAAGAGCAGGAAATTTTGATGAACATTGCAGATATGGCGGGGTATGTTTACGTTCTGGAGTCAGCTTTATTAAGGACAGAAAAGTTAGTTCATACCCGTGGTGAAGAAGCATCAGCAGGCCAATTGGATTTATTGCGTATTTATTTGGTGGAAGCAGTTGATGGTATTGCCAAAGCAGGTAAAGAAGCACTTTGGGCTTTTGCCGAAGGTGATGAACAACGCATGATGTTGGTGGGTTTACGCCGTTTTACCAAGGTAGAGCCATTTAATGTTAAAGATGCACGCCAAAGGGTTGCGCAACAATTAATTGAAGCGAATAAATATATTTTCTAA
- a CDS encoding cryptochrome/photolyase family protein: protein MNSVSVFWFRRDLRLEDNAALYHALKSDYLVLPLFIFDKNILDKLPKDDARVTFIYQTIEDLKKELQQHGSDLLVKYGEPEKIWPEILKQYDIKEVYTNHDYEPYARERDDNMAEYLTSEKIAFKTFKDQVIFEKGEILKADKTPYTVFTPFYKQWHAKLNDFYVKAYPTKKYLKNLLQTKHLPLPGLEEMGFEKSKLDFPKISYKSKLDDYAKERDFPAIDGTTHIGLHLRFGTLSIRKAVRDAVAAKSNVWLSELAWREFYMMILWHFPYSAFDSFKKQYDKIKWRNNEDEFKAWCEGNTGYPIVDAGMRQLNQTGWMHNRVRMVVGSFLTKHLLIDWRWGETYFAEKLLDYEMASNIGGWQWAAGSGNDAAPYFRIFNPELQTKRFDPKFEYVKKWVPEFGTKKYAQPIVEHTFARERVLKVFKEALS, encoded by the coding sequence ATGAATTCTGTATCCGTCTTTTGGTTCCGTCGCGATTTACGTTTAGAAGATAATGCTGCTCTATACCATGCTTTAAAAAGTGACTACCTGGTTTTGCCACTTTTTATTTTCGACAAAAATATACTGGACAAACTGCCAAAAGACGATGCCCGTGTAACTTTTATTTACCAAACCATTGAAGATTTAAAAAAAGAACTTCAGCAGCATGGATCAGATTTACTGGTAAAATATGGAGAACCTGAAAAAATATGGCCTGAAATCTTAAAGCAGTACGACATTAAGGAAGTATATACCAATCATGATTATGAGCCTTATGCACGCGAACGCGATGATAATATGGCCGAATATTTAACCAGTGAAAAAATTGCCTTTAAGACATTTAAAGACCAGGTTATTTTTGAAAAAGGCGAAATTTTAAAAGCAGATAAAACACCGTACACTGTTTTCACCCCTTTTTACAAACAGTGGCATGCTAAACTGAACGATTTTTATGTAAAAGCTTATCCTACCAAGAAATACCTCAAAAATTTATTACAAACCAAACATTTGCCTCTCCCAGGTTTGGAAGAAATGGGCTTTGAGAAGAGTAAACTGGATTTTCCTAAAATCAGTTATAAAAGCAAGCTCGATGATTACGCAAAAGAACGCGATTTCCCGGCGATTGATGGTACTACGCATATTGGTCTCCATTTACGTTTCGGCACTTTAAGCATTAGAAAGGCGGTGCGCGATGCTGTAGCAGCTAAATCGAATGTCTGGCTTTCGGAACTGGCCTGGCGGGAATTTTACATGATGATACTTTGGCATTTCCCCTACTCGGCATTTGATTCTTTTAAAAAGCAATACGACAAGATTAAATGGCGCAACAATGAGGACGAATTTAAGGCCTGGTGCGAGGGCAATACAGGTTACCCGATTGTTGATGCCGGCATGAGGCAGCTGAACCAAACCGGATGGATGCATAACCGCGTTCGCATGGTGGTAGGTAGCTTTTTAACTAAACATTTACTGATTGACTGGCGTTGGGGAGAAACCTATTTTGCCGAAAAGTTATTGGATTACGAAATGGCCAGTAATATTGGCGGCTGGCAATGGGCAGCAGGCTCAGGTAACGATGCCGCGCCATACTTTAGGATATTTAATCCCGAATTGCAGACCAAAAGATTTGATCCTAAATTTGAATATGTTAAAAAATGGGTGCCAGAATTCGGGACAAAAAAATACGCCCAACCAATAGTTGAGCATACTTTTGCAAGGGAAAGAGTGTTAAAAGTTTTTAAAGAAGCTTTGAGTTAA
- a CDS encoding FKBP-type peptidyl-prolyl cis-trans isomerase: protein MIKFRFLSILLLFVVAVSSCKKDEDPEKQITDFIQKNNINAVRDASGLYYQIIKPGTGSFTYPGNTKITIKYEGRLLNGDVFDNGGGKEQTFNLAELIQGWRIGIPKIQKGGEIRLIVPPGLGYGSSAVGSIPGNSVLDFNIQLSNAQ, encoded by the coding sequence ATGATTAAATTTAGATTTCTTTCGATACTTCTTTTATTTGTAGTTGCGGTTTCATCTTGTAAAAAAGACGAAGACCCTGAAAAACAGATTACCGACTTTATCCAAAAGAATAATATTAATGCGGTGAGAGATGCATCTGGTTTATACTACCAGATTATTAAACCTGGCACCGGTTCCTTTACCTATCCAGGCAACACCAAAATAACCATCAAATACGAAGGAAGATTATTAAACGGTGATGTTTTTGATAATGGAGGCGGTAAAGAGCAGACATTCAACCTGGCTGAGCTAATTCAGGGCTGGAGAATAGGTATTCCTAAAATTCAAAAAGGTGGCGAAATCAGGTTGATCGTTCCACCAGGTTTGGGTTATGGCAGTAGTGCTGTTGGATCAATCCCAGGTAATTCGGTCTTGGATTTTAACATTCAGCTGTCCAATGCACAATAA
- a CDS encoding FKBP-type peptidyl-prolyl cis-trans isomerase has product MNKFTKLGLFTLLLATVVFSSCKKDYETIESVDDAAIQTYLKQNNLTFTKDPGKEYYYKITTQGTGSTVTNQDSIYYTYTFKTLSGQVLKQIPDLMILGTYLGYTDQFAINSTTINYIFAPVREVLTKLNRGGKATLIMPSHLAFGKNGLAALNIGSNENILVDLVMYNESKRHEIDELEINKFIANNNLTLIKDPSRARYSISTPGTGTDAINLNSTIVANYTVRYLDGTVIPQSSNQITEVLSNLYKGWQLILPGKVTAGGKLRLIIPSDLANGTPLDFDIEIVSVTN; this is encoded by the coding sequence ATGAACAAATTTACTAAACTTGGCCTATTTACACTTTTACTGGCTACTGTAGTTTTCAGCTCGTGCAAAAAAGACTATGAGACGATAGAAAGCGTAGATGATGCAGCGATTCAAACATATTTGAAGCAGAATAATCTTACCTTCACTAAAGATCCAGGAAAAGAGTACTATTATAAAATTACAACACAAGGAACTGGCAGTACCGTTACAAATCAGGACTCTATCTATTATACTTATACATTCAAAACTTTATCGGGACAAGTATTAAAACAGATACCTGATTTAATGATTTTAGGTACCTATTTAGGATATACAGATCAATTCGCGATTAACAGCACCACTATAAATTATATTTTTGCTCCAGTAAGAGAAGTATTAACAAAGTTAAACCGAGGTGGTAAAGCTACTTTAATTATGCCATCGCACTTAGCTTTTGGTAAAAATGGATTGGCCGCTTTGAACATTGGCTCAAACGAAAATATTCTAGTTGATTTAGTGATGTATAACGAATCTAAGAGACATGAAATTGACGAGTTGGAAATCAATAAATTCATTGCAAACAATAATTTAACGCTGATTAAAGATCCTTCAAGAGCTCGTTATAGCATTAGCACTCCCGGAACAGGAACGGACGCGATTAACCTGAATTCTACAATCGTTGCAAATTATACAGTAAGATATTTAGATGGGACTGTGATCCCCCAGTCTTCAAATCAAATAACAGAAGTTTTAAGCAATTTATATAAAGGTTGGCAATTAATTTTACCAGGAAAAGTTACTGCCGGAGGAAAACTTCGCTTAATCATTCCTTCTGATTTAGCTAACGGAACTCCTCTTGATTTTGATATTGAAATTGTAAGCGTTACGAATTAA